One genomic window of Pseudoxanthomonas sp. includes the following:
- a CDS encoding gamma carbonic anhydrase family protein, whose translation MPSNTNLRPYKDKRPLLGQRVYVDPACTVIGDVVLGDDVSVWPATVIRGDVNHIRIGARTNIQDGTIIHVSHESPYNKGGYPTLIGEDVTVGHGTIIHACTIGDACLIGMGACILDGAVIEKHAFIGAGAVVGPGKRVGSGELWVGNPARPARQLSDKDIEGLLYSAQHYVRIKDQYLAQDDT comes from the coding sequence ATGCCATCCAATACGAATTTGCGTCCGTACAAGGACAAGCGCCCACTGCTGGGGCAACGCGTGTACGTGGACCCGGCCTGCACCGTGATCGGCGATGTGGTGCTGGGCGATGACGTGTCGGTGTGGCCGGCGACGGTGATCCGCGGCGACGTCAACCATATCCGGATCGGTGCACGCACCAACATCCAGGACGGCACCATCATCCACGTCAGCCATGAGAGTCCTTACAACAAGGGCGGTTATCCGACCCTGATCGGCGAGGACGTGACTGTCGGCCACGGCACCATCATCCATGCCTGCACGATTGGCGATGCCTGCCTGATCGGCATGGGCGCGTGCATCCTGGATGGCGCGGTGATCGAGAAGCATGCCTTCATCGGCGCCGGCGCGGTGGTCGGCCCGGGCAAGCGGGTTGGCAGCGGCGAGCTGTGGGTCGGCAACCCGGCCCGGCCGGCGCGCCAGCTGTCGGACAAGGACATCGAAGGCCTGCTGTATTCGGCCCAGCACTACGTGCGGATCAAGGACCAGTACCTGGCCCAGGACGACACCTGA